The nucleotide window TCTGATATTACGGGCGTACTGGTGGAACGACAATTAGAAGCACGAGGAGCCTATCTATTTGCAGAAGTGGAAGGCACTCCAGAGGAACGCTTTTTAGTAACTGCGGCTCTCGCTGATGGCACAACGCGATCGCTACCACCTTTTGCATTTCAAGCTGAGTAAATCGATGCTATATAAACTTAAGGTCTGGCATATTGAGCGCCAATGCTTATTTGATTTGACATGGGGAAAAGGACAGCAATTGTCAGCGCGTTTAACATTTCCAGAGACGCTCACGACTCTTTATCAAACTTGGCAACTTGCCTATTTGAATTTTTACAAATCCGCCTTAAGAGCCAAAGTTAAGGGTAGCGGCAGTATTCCTGCTCCGACAATTGATTGGCGGGCTAATCTCGTGCAAGCAGAAGCTCAATTTTTAGCGGAGTTCCATTATTGGCTCAATAGTGCGGAACTCGTACCAATTCGCGCTGAAATTGCTAGAGCATCCGCGCAGCCGAATAATGCCAATGTAATTGATGTTTTTCTCACCTGCGAGGCGCTAGAACTCGCGCGATTTCCTTGGGAGACATGGGAAATTGCCACGACTTTAGCGATCACTAAACCAATTCGCATTTCGAGATCGCCTGCAAATATTCGGGCGGAAGTTTCACAGAGAAAGCGACAGGGGAAATTACGGGTACTTGCGGTTTTGGGGGATGATACGGGGTTAGACTTTCAAGCCGATCGCTTTGCTTTGCGATCGCTATCAAAAGTTGCGGAAGTCACTTTTATCGGTTGGCAAGCGGGCAAAGACAATAACGATCTGAAGGAACAAATTCGCCTTGCGATCGCTGACGAACGGGGTTGGGATATTCTCTTTTTTGCGGGACATAGTAATGAAAGTGCAATTTCTGGTGGAGAGCTAGGCATCGCGCCGAATCAATCGATTTTCCTGAGTGAAATTGCGCCGCAATTATTATTCGCAAAAACTAGAGGGCTACAGTTTGCGCTGTTCAATTCTTGCAATGGTTTAAGCATTGCCGAAGCGCTCATTGATTTGGGGTTAAGTCAAGTCGCGGTGATGCGCGAACCGATTCAGAATCAAGTTGCCCAAGAATTTTTGGCAAGATTCCTACCCAGTTTAGCCGAGGGTAAAGATGTCCGCGCTGCACTCTTGGTCGCTTGTCAACATTTGAAATTAGAAAAGAATCTCACTTATCCATCCGCTTATTTAATTCCGTCACTATTTTGTCATCCTGAGGCAGTTCCCTTTTGTTTACCACCGCCAAATTGGCGGAGAAGGATTGGGAAATTACTCCCCTCTCCCAAACAAGCGATCGCTGTTAGCACTCTAGCGGCTCTCAGTCTTTGGTATCCTGCCCAAGACTGGTTACGCGAAACCCGTGTCTGGACGCAAGCCATCTATCGTGATGTCACGCAGCAAGTGCCGATTGCCAAACCTCCCGTGCTGCTGGTGCAAATTGATGAAGCTTCGATTCAGCATTTGGATGGACGCAAAAAGAATATTCTCGATCGCCGTTATCTTGCCAAAGTTCTCGATAAAGTACAGCAGTTGCAACCCAAGGTAATTGGTATCGATTATCTGTTAGATAGCTCTATGCAAGAGTATCCTGATGAAGATCGCCAATTGCGAGAAACAGTGGAGAATGCTGTCCGTAAGCAGATTTGGATCGTTTTTGCGACGGTACAGGGTCCGAATGCTTGGGTAGTCACCGATGAAATGGCTCTCTCTCCATCGGTAGTAAATCCGAATGCAACTCTGCGCGGTTATGTAAATGTGCCGCCTTGGTATATGGAAGTTCTCCCTAATCAAGTAAGTTGTAGCGATCGCTGTCCTTTTGCTTATCTATTGGCTCTTGCCTCGGCGGTATCCCTGAGGAACGATCCGAGCCTACCAAAACCCAGTCTAGACAGTCGCAGTGATTTGCGTAGTCAACTAATAGAATC belongs to Pseudanabaena sp. BC1403 and includes:
- a CDS encoding CHASE2 domain-containing protein; the protein is MLYKLKVWHIERQCLFDLTWGKGQQLSARLTFPETLTTLYQTWQLAYLNFYKSALRAKVKGSGSIPAPTIDWRANLVQAEAQFLAEFHYWLNSAELVPIRAEIARASAQPNNANVIDVFLTCEALELARFPWETWEIATTLAITKPIRISRSPANIRAEVSQRKRQGKLRVLAVLGDDTGLDFQADRFALRSLSKVAEVTFIGWQAGKDNNDLKEQIRLAIADERGWDILFFAGHSNESAISGGELGIAPNQSIFLSEIAPQLLFAKTRGLQFALFNSCNGLSIAEALIDLGLSQVAVMREPIQNQVAQEFLARFLPSLAEGKDVRAALLVACQHLKLEKNLTYPSAYLIPSLFCHPEAVPFCLPPPNWRRRIGKLLPSPKQAIAVSTLAALSLWYPAQDWLRETRVWTQAIYRDVTQQVPIAKPPVLLVQIDEASIQHLDGRKKNILDRRYLAKVLDKVQQLQPKVIGIDYLLDSSMQEYPDEDRQLRETVENAVRKQIWIVFATVQGPNAWVVTDEMALSPSVVNPNATLRGYVNVPPWYMEVLPNQVSCSDRCPFAYLLALASAVSLRNDPSLPKPSLDSRSDLRSQLIESLKANPQRSDLTNYLHRLRLPAIYNFSQKFDQLWLQPILDFSIPPDRAFQAITAKEVLSDNFDVNSLSTHPIVIIAPGGYRQAGVDREGQDNFSVPMAIAYWRNKYPAIATVPHAFVGAEAHAYTVHHFRSRHLVVPIPDLWMIAIALILGRATALIYLQRDRRGTYWAIGLVITNSIYAVASWQWYISGLVLLPWLLPSLTFWICVLPVLRRKSHGAR